AAATAGATGTCCTAATCCTTTGGCTAGTTCTATATCAGAAGAAGTAATGCTGTTTTCTCTGTTTTTGTAAAGTTTTAAAGTCCCTATGGTTTTTTCTTGCTCCTTTAACGGAACAACAATAACAGATTTTAAAGAGCAATTTTTATTAATACAATCTATTTCGTCTCTTTCTTGAGCAACCATAAATCTGCCTTCTTCTATAACTCTTTTTGTTATATTGGTACGAATATTATCTCCTTTTTTATGATGGTCATCGCCTAAACCAACATGAGCTAATATTTTTTCTGTATTGGTTATAGCAACAGCTGCCGATCCTGTCATTTTATAAATAATTTCAGCAGTTTCTTGTGCTGAAAACTCATTGAGCCCCTTCCTTAAATAAGGAAGAGTGCAATTGGCAATATTGAGTGCTAATTGTGCTTTCAGCGCCCCTGCCTTTTCCTGTTCATCATATATTTGCTCAATCAGAATAACAAATATTCCAATACCCATAGCATTGATAAAAGTCATAGGCATAAAAATAAGCCTTACCAAATAAAAAGCCTCATCAAAAGGCCTTGAAATTAATAAAATAATTACCATCTGTATAGTTTCTACTATTATTCCAATTAAAATTCCATAAAGCCATTTGTCCTGCTTTTCTTCTATATATTTTTTAAATCTTCCTCCGATCAAACCGCCTATAATTGTAGATATTCCGCAAGCAAAAGAAGTTAAGGGACCTCCTCGAACAAACATTCTGTGAATACCTGCAATCAATCCTGCTCCAGTACCTACCGCTGTTCCTCCAAGCATCCCTGCTGCTACCACTACAATTGAACGCGAATTGGCTATACCTCCGTGAACTGGAATTCCCCAATAGGTGAATAATATTCCAAGCCCTCCGAAGACAAAAGAAAAAAAGATTTTATCATATAGACTAAGTTTTTCCTTTAAAACATATCTTTTAAAAAAATTAGAC
This genomic interval from Defluviitalea raffinosedens contains the following:
- a CDS encoding sensor histidine kinase codes for the protein MLLILLEGLLNKLGIIVVFVFLLSKSNFFKRYVLKEKLSLYDKIFFSFVFGGLGILFTYWGIPVHGGIANSRSIVVVAAGMLGGTAVGTGAGLIAGIHRMFVRGGPLTSFACGISTIIGGLIGGRFKKYIEEKQDKWLYGILIGIIVETIQMVIILLISRPFDEAFYLVRLIFMPMTFINAMGIGIFVILIEQIYDEQEKAGALKAQLALNIANCTLPYLRKGLNEFSAQETAEIIYKMTGSAAVAITNTEKILAHVGLGDDHHKKGDNIRTNITKRVIEEGRFMVAQERDEIDCINKNCSLKSVIVVPLKEQEKTIGTLKLYKNRENSITSSDIELAKGLGHLFSTQLELSQIDYQKELLSQSEIKALQAQIQPHFLFNALNTIVSFCRTDPNQARELLLKLSYYLRSSFKNQEDFIPLEKEIQLVEAYLSIEQARFSERLKVEYDIEPNMNIAIPPLILQPIVENAVKHGLLPKSEGGTVKISAYSENKEAIIKIKDDGVGMSKDQVQCLLDTRCKKEGVGVSNVNNRLQSIYGHKLEIDSDLGHGTTVIIRIPLKGCKKVESDISG